In Xenopus tropicalis strain Nigerian chromosome 5, UCB_Xtro_10.0, whole genome shotgun sequence, one genomic interval encodes:
- the ttll2 gene encoding probable tubulin polyglutamylase TTLL2 yields MADGDEDDKTSSPLVFRLHDSTPQVVRDVLLERGWEEFDESDQAKTAWNLQWRSSAFCSSDHDSIKPWQRLNHHPRTSQMIKKDCLARHLKRMKGIYGPSYYEFSPVAFILPNEYTAFVAQYTKERRDKKSSYWICKPTDLSRGRGIFIFQDIKDLAYDCAVIVQKYITNPLLISGYKFDLRIYVCVTSFCPLTVYVYQEGLVRFATEKFDLSSLDNVFSHLTNTSINKYSASYNTEKERVGSGCKWTLGQFRSYLHGLDVDDVLLWQKIYNIVTMTLLAIAPYIPPTPNCFELFGFDILIDDTLKPWLLEVNYSPALSLDCSHDVTVKKNLIHDIIELLNFKTSDCQKDTRRCKKTNLIAQPLNLPAPRTFICDNGYMTNMPAKDNSSIEPFSIQLASSNNTSQNSPEMDRSNKSKGSDNEVAEMCYKKEVMPNGKPSAHPRKTLTSRLRERINISQKLPASKVISKTHSMLSPLSSKMDFNCMLQSSHQRPKYPLFPLYFISDLDKRPPSRVGDFLLVFPFNDSSFVFSTNGTDIKSIIQHIGRTMNRISQDPKLALN; encoded by the coding sequence ATGGCAGATGGAGATGAAGATGATAAAACATCAAGCCCTCTTGTGTTTCGTCTTCATGATAGCACTCCCCAGGTGGTACGGGATGTGCTGCTTGAACGTGGCTGGGAAGAATTTGATGAGAGTGATCAAGCGAAAACTGCATGGAATCTGCAGTGGAGATCGTCAGCATTCTGTTCATCTGACCATGACAGCATAAAGCCATGGCAGCGACTCAATCATCATCCAAGGACTTCACAGATGATAAAGAAGGATTGCTTGGCAAGGCATTTAAAAAGAATGAAAGGAATTTATGGTCCATCCTATTATGAGTTCAGCCCAGTAGCCTTTATCTTACCAAATGAGTACACAGCGTTTGTAGCTCAGTACACTAAGGAGAGGCGTGATAAAAAATCAAGCTATTGGATCTGTAAACCAACTGACTTATCCAGGGgaaggggaatatttatttttcaggACATCAAGGACCTAGCCTATGACTGTGCTGTTATTGTGCAGAAATATATAACGAACCCTTTACTAATCTCTGGCTACAAATTTGACCTCCGTATATATGTCTGCGTAACCAGTTTTTGTCCTTTAACTGTCTACGTTTACCAAGAAGGCTTGGTAAGATTTGCAACTGAAAAATTTGACCTTAGTTCCCTTGATAATGTTTTTTCTCATCTAACCAATACTAGCATTAATAAATACAGCGCATCGTACAACACAGAAAAAGAGAGAGTTGGAAGTGGCTGTAAGTGGACACTCGGTCAATTCCGGTCGTATCTCCATGGTTTAGATGTGGATGATGTTCTGCTTTGGCAAAAGATCTATAATATAGTGACTATGACCCTATTGGCCATTGCACCATATATACCACCCACACCTAACTGTTTTGAACTCTTTGGTTTTGACATCCTTATTGATGACACCTTGAAGCCCTGGCTTTTAGAAGTTAATTACAGCCCTGCCTTGTCTTTAGACTGCTCTCATGATGTCACTGTGAAGAAAAATCTCATTCATGACATAATAGAGCTTCTTAACTTCAAGACTTCTGATTGTCAAAAAGATACAAGAAGATGCAAAAAGACAAATTTAATAGCACAACCCCTAAATCTTCCTGCTCCACGGACATTCATTTGTGATAATGGCTATATGACCAATATGCCTGCAAAAGATAACAGCTCGATAGAACCATTCTCTATTCAGCTTGCAAGCAGCAACAACACATCTCAAAATTCTCCTGAAATGGATCGAAGCAACAAGTCAAAAGGAAGTGATAATGAAGTTGCTGAGATGTGCTATAAAAAGGAAGTTATGCCAAATGGCAAACCAAGTGCTCATCCTCGAAAGACACTGACATCTAGACTTAGAGAGAGAATAAATATATCCCAGAAGTTACCTGCATCAAAAGTTATTTCTAAAACACATTCAATGCTAAGTCCTTTAAGCTCTAAAATGGATTTCAATTGTATGTTACAATCTTCACACCAGAGGCCTAAATATCCTTTGTTTCCCTtatactttatttctgatctCGACAAAAGGCCTCCTTCCCGAGTAGGTGATTTTCTTCTTGTATTTCCTTTTAATGATTCTTCCTTTGTATTCTCAACAAATGGAACAGACATCAAAAGCATAATTCAGCATATCGGCAGGACAATGAATAGAATTTCCCAGGATCCCAAGTTGGCCTTAAATTGA